In Bos javanicus breed banteng chromosome 2, ARS-OSU_banteng_1.0, whole genome shotgun sequence, the following proteins share a genomic window:
- the SRSF4 gene encoding serine/arginine-rich splicing factor 4 isoform X3 — MRGSLNHCGPWLTKNRKPCDDRNLSPLDLGGGYGYRRSGRDKYGPPTRTEYRLIVENLSSRCSWQDLKDYMRQAGEVTYADAHKGRKNEGVIEFVSYSDMKRALEKLDGTEVNGRKIRLVEDKPGSRRRRSYSRSRSHSRSRSRSRHSRKSRSRSGSSKSSHSKSRSRSRSGSRSRSKSRSRSQSRSRSKKEKSRSPSKDKSRSRSRSADKRRSKSKDPAEEKVQNSDRTGKSKSRSPSRHKSKSRSRSQERGAEEARGSASRSRSKEKSLRKSRSRSQGGSRSRSRSKSKDKRKGRKRSREESRSRSRSRSKSERSRKRGGKRDSKSGSGGGSGSSKKKKKDDADRSQSRSRSRSGSKERERAKSESGQREGRGEGEDAGANEETRSRSRSNSKSKPNLPSESRSRSKSASKTRSRSKSRSRSGSRSPSRSRSRSHSRS; from the exons ATGCGTGGCTCTTTGAACCATTGTGGCCCTTGGCTGACCAAAAACAGGAAGCCATGTGACGACCGCAACCTTTCCCCATTAGACCTGGGTG GTGGATATGGTTATAGAAGAAGTGGCCGAGATAAATACGGCCCTCCTACACGCACAGAATACAGACTTATTGTGGAGAATTTGTCAAGTCGCTGCAGCTGGCAAGACCTAAAG gaTTATATGCGTCAGGCAGGAGAAGTGACTTATGCAGATGCCCACAAGGGACGCAAAAATGAAGGGGTGATTGAATTTGTGTCTTACTCTGATATGAAAAGAGCTTTGGAAAAGTTAGATGGAACGGAAGTCAATGGCAGAAAAATCAGATTAGTTGAAGACAAACCTGGCTCCAGAAGACGCAGGTCCTACTCCAGGAGCCGGAGTCACTCAAG GTCTCGCTCTCGAAGCAGACATTCTCGTAAGAGCAGAAGCCGGAGCggcagcagcaaaagcagtcaTTCTAAGAGCAGATCCAGGTCCAG GTCAGGCTCCCGTTCCCGGAGCAAGAGCCGCAGCCGCAGCCAGAGCCGTAGCCGCAGCAAGAAGGAAAAGAGCCGCAGCCCCAGCAAGGACAAGAGCCGCAGCCGCAGCCGCAGCGCCGACAAGCGCCGCAGCAAGAGCAAAGACCCGGCGGAGGAGAAGGTGCAGAACAGCGACCGCACCGGCAAGTCCAAGAGCCGCAGCCCCAGCCGGCACAAGAGCAAGAGCCGCAGCCGCAGTCAGGAGAGGGGCGCGGAGGAGGCGCGGGGCAGCGCCAGCAGGAGCCGAAGCAAGGAGAAGAGCCTGCGCAAGAGCCGCAGCCGCAGCCAAGGGGGCAGCCGCAGCCGGAGCCGCAGCAAAAGCAAGGacaagaggaaggggaggaagaggagccgGGAGGAGAGCCGCAGCCGGAGCCGCAGCCGCAGCAAGAGCGAGAGGAGCCGGAAACGGGGCGGCAAGCGAGACAGCAAGTCGGGCAGCGGCGGCGGGAGCGGCAGcagcaagaagaagaagaaggacgACGCGGACCGCTCGCAGTCCCGGTCACGCTCGCGCTCGGGCTCCAAGGAGCGGGAGCGTGCCAAGTCTGAGTCCGGCCAGAGGGAAGGCCGAGGGGAGGGTGAGGATGCCGGCGCCAATGAGGAGACCCGGTCCAGGTCGAGGTCCAATTCCAAATCGAAACCAAACCTTCCGTCAGAATCACGCTCCAGATCAAAGTCCGCCTCAAAAACCCGGTCTCGGTCCAAGTCTCGGTCCAGGTCTGGGTCCAGATCGCCCTCCCGGTCTAGATCCAGGTCTCACTCGAGGTCCTAA
- the SRSF4 gene encoding serine/arginine-rich splicing factor 4 isoform X2: protein MLAEDCHVHIQRKACGTVLGQRYGFVEFDDLRDADDAVYELNGKDLCGERVIVEHARGPRRDGSYGSGRSGYGYRRSGRDKYGPPTRTEYRLIVENLSSRCSWQDLKDYMRQAGEVTYADAHKGRKNEGVIEFVSYSDMKRALEKLDGTEVNGRKIRLVEDKPGSRRRRSYSRSRSHSRSRSRSRHSRKSRSRSGSSKSSHSKSRSRSRSGSRSRSKSRSRSQSRSRSKKEKSRSPSKDKSRSRSRSADKRRSKSKDPAEEKVQNSDRTGKSKSRSPSRHKSKSRSRSQERGAEEARGSASRSRSKEKSLRKSRSRSQGGSRSRSRSKSKDKRKGRKRSREESRSRSRSRSKSERSRKRGGKRDSKSGSGGGSGSSKKKKKDDADRSQSRSRSRSGSKERERAKSESGQREGRGEGEDAGANEETRSRSRSNSKSKPNLPSESRSRSKSASKTRSRSKSRSRSGSRSPSRSRSRSHSRS from the exons ATGTTGGCTGAGGACTGTCATGTCCACATACAAAGAAAAGCATGTGGCACAGTTTTAGGACAAAG ATATGGGTTTGTGGAATTTGATGATCTGCGAGATGCAGATGATGCTGTTTATGAACTGAATGGCAAAGACCTTTGTGGTGAGCGAGTAATTGTTGAGCATGCCCGCGGCCCACGACGAGATGGCAGTTACGGTTCTGGACGCA GTGGATATGGTTATAGAAGAAGTGGCCGAGATAAATACGGCCCTCCTACACGCACAGAATACAGACTTATTGTGGAGAATTTGTCAAGTCGCTGCAGCTGGCAAGACCTAAAG gaTTATATGCGTCAGGCAGGAGAAGTGACTTATGCAGATGCCCACAAGGGACGCAAAAATGAAGGGGTGATTGAATTTGTGTCTTACTCTGATATGAAAAGAGCTTTGGAAAAGTTAGATGGAACGGAAGTCAATGGCAGAAAAATCAGATTAGTTGAAGACAAACCTGGCTCCAGAAGACGCAGGTCCTACTCCAGGAGCCGGAGTCACTCAAG GTCTCGCTCTCGAAGCAGACATTCTCGTAAGAGCAGAAGCCGGAGCggcagcagcaaaagcagtcaTTCTAAGAGCAGATCCAGGTCCAG GTCAGGCTCCCGTTCCCGGAGCAAGAGCCGCAGCCGCAGCCAGAGCCGTAGCCGCAGCAAGAAGGAAAAGAGCCGCAGCCCCAGCAAGGACAAGAGCCGCAGCCGCAGCCGCAGCGCCGACAAGCGCCGCAGCAAGAGCAAAGACCCGGCGGAGGAGAAGGTGCAGAACAGCGACCGCACCGGCAAGTCCAAGAGCCGCAGCCCCAGCCGGCACAAGAGCAAGAGCCGCAGCCGCAGTCAGGAGAGGGGCGCGGAGGAGGCGCGGGGCAGCGCCAGCAGGAGCCGAAGCAAGGAGAAGAGCCTGCGCAAGAGCCGCAGCCGCAGCCAAGGGGGCAGCCGCAGCCGGAGCCGCAGCAAAAGCAAGGacaagaggaaggggaggaagaggagccgGGAGGAGAGCCGCAGCCGGAGCCGCAGCCGCAGCAAGAGCGAGAGGAGCCGGAAACGGGGCGGCAAGCGAGACAGCAAGTCGGGCAGCGGCGGCGGGAGCGGCAGcagcaagaagaagaagaaggacgACGCGGACCGCTCGCAGTCCCGGTCACGCTCGCGCTCGGGCTCCAAGGAGCGGGAGCGTGCCAAGTCTGAGTCCGGCCAGAGGGAAGGCCGAGGGGAGGGTGAGGATGCCGGCGCCAATGAGGAGACCCGGTCCAGGTCGAGGTCCAATTCCAAATCGAAACCAAACCTTCCGTCAGAATCACGCTCCAGATCAAAGTCCGCCTCAAAAACCCGGTCTCGGTCCAAGTCTCGGTCCAGGTCTGGGTCCAGATCGCCCTCCCGGTCTAGATCCAGGTCTCACTCGAGGTCCTAA
- the SRSF4 gene encoding serine/arginine-rich splicing factor 4 isoform X1, with protein MPRVYIGRLSYQARERDVERFFKGYGKILEVDLKNGYGFVEFDDLRDADDAVYELNGKDLCGERVIVEHARGPRRDGSYGSGRSGYGYRRSGRDKYGPPTRTEYRLIVENLSSRCSWQDLKDYMRQAGEVTYADAHKGRKNEGVIEFVSYSDMKRALEKLDGTEVNGRKIRLVEDKPGSRRRRSYSRSRSHSRSRSRSRHSRKSRSRSGSSKSSHSKSRSRSRSGSRSRSKSRSRSQSRSRSKKEKSRSPSKDKSRSRSRSADKRRSKSKDPAEEKVQNSDRTGKSKSRSPSRHKSKSRSRSQERGAEEARGSASRSRSKEKSLRKSRSRSQGGSRSRSRSKSKDKRKGRKRSREESRSRSRSRSKSERSRKRGGKRDSKSGSGGGSGSSKKKKKDDADRSQSRSRSRSGSKERERAKSESGQREGRGEGEDAGANEETRSRSRSNSKSKPNLPSESRSRSKSASKTRSRSKSRSRSGSRSPSRSRSRSHSRS; from the exons ATGCCACGGGTGTACATCGGCCGCCTGAGCTACCAGGCCCGGGAGCGCGATGTGGAGCGCTTCTTTAAGGGCTATGGGAAGATCCTGGAGGTGGATCTGAAGAACGG ATATGGGTTTGTGGAATTTGATGATCTGCGAGATGCAGATGATGCTGTTTATGAACTGAATGGCAAAGACCTTTGTGGTGAGCGAGTAATTGTTGAGCATGCCCGCGGCCCACGACGAGATGGCAGTTACGGTTCTGGACGCA GTGGATATGGTTATAGAAGAAGTGGCCGAGATAAATACGGCCCTCCTACACGCACAGAATACAGACTTATTGTGGAGAATTTGTCAAGTCGCTGCAGCTGGCAAGACCTAAAG gaTTATATGCGTCAGGCAGGAGAAGTGACTTATGCAGATGCCCACAAGGGACGCAAAAATGAAGGGGTGATTGAATTTGTGTCTTACTCTGATATGAAAAGAGCTTTGGAAAAGTTAGATGGAACGGAAGTCAATGGCAGAAAAATCAGATTAGTTGAAGACAAACCTGGCTCCAGAAGACGCAGGTCCTACTCCAGGAGCCGGAGTCACTCAAG GTCTCGCTCTCGAAGCAGACATTCTCGTAAGAGCAGAAGCCGGAGCggcagcagcaaaagcagtcaTTCTAAGAGCAGATCCAGGTCCAG GTCAGGCTCCCGTTCCCGGAGCAAGAGCCGCAGCCGCAGCCAGAGCCGTAGCCGCAGCAAGAAGGAAAAGAGCCGCAGCCCCAGCAAGGACAAGAGCCGCAGCCGCAGCCGCAGCGCCGACAAGCGCCGCAGCAAGAGCAAAGACCCGGCGGAGGAGAAGGTGCAGAACAGCGACCGCACCGGCAAGTCCAAGAGCCGCAGCCCCAGCCGGCACAAGAGCAAGAGCCGCAGCCGCAGTCAGGAGAGGGGCGCGGAGGAGGCGCGGGGCAGCGCCAGCAGGAGCCGAAGCAAGGAGAAGAGCCTGCGCAAGAGCCGCAGCCGCAGCCAAGGGGGCAGCCGCAGCCGGAGCCGCAGCAAAAGCAAGGacaagaggaaggggaggaagaggagccgGGAGGAGAGCCGCAGCCGGAGCCGCAGCCGCAGCAAGAGCGAGAGGAGCCGGAAACGGGGCGGCAAGCGAGACAGCAAGTCGGGCAGCGGCGGCGGGAGCGGCAGcagcaagaagaagaagaaggacgACGCGGACCGCTCGCAGTCCCGGTCACGCTCGCGCTCGGGCTCCAAGGAGCGGGAGCGTGCCAAGTCTGAGTCCGGCCAGAGGGAAGGCCGAGGGGAGGGTGAGGATGCCGGCGCCAATGAGGAGACCCGGTCCAGGTCGAGGTCCAATTCCAAATCGAAACCAAACCTTCCGTCAGAATCACGCTCCAGATCAAAGTCCGCCTCAAAAACCCGGTCTCGGTCCAAGTCTCGGTCCAGGTCTGGGTCCAGATCGCCCTCCCGGTCTAGATCCAGGTCTCACTCGAGGTCCTAA